From a single Drosophila sulfurigaster albostrigata strain 15112-1811.04 chromosome 3, ASM2355843v2, whole genome shotgun sequence genomic region:
- the LOC133846226 gene encoding selenoprotein H: protein MPPKKKHKIVDWGDDEHFSKDRSIFFIEHSTECPIFQVKADECLTFFQQRIPEREFQLVRNKNGKQVPRDGAFEVCVAQNARTSEHVLWSGLAKGPPRRDKFPRYEELVSDVHRVLKKFYPDKAVGFDDDEDAEM from the coding sequence ATGCCACCGAAAAAGAAGCACAAGATTGTCGATTGGGGTGACGATGAACACTTTTCGAAGGACCGCAGCATTTTCTTCATTGAGCACAGCACCGAGTGTCCCATATTCCAGGTCAAGGCCGACGAGTGCTTGACCTTTTTCCAGCAACGCATACCGGAGCGCGAGTTCCAGCTGGTGCGCAACAAGAATGGCAAGCAAGTGCCTCGCGACGGAGCCTTTGAGGTGTGTGTTGCCCAGAATGCTCGCACCTCGGAGCACGTTCTGTGGTCCGGTTTGGCCAAGGGACCGCCGAGGCGGGATAAATTTCCCCGCTACGAGGAGCTGGTGTCCGATGTGCATCGTGTGCTAAAGAAATTCTACCCGGACAAGGCTGTGGGcttcgatgatgatgaggatgcaGAGATGTAA